The following DNA comes from Candidatus Methylomirabilis sp..
CGGGAGGGGCGGTCGGAAGCTGCCGAAGACACGGTTTCGCTATGGCCGATCCGGCTCTAGCGAGGCAGGGCGAGGCTGTAGCCCATGCCCCGGTGGGCGCGGATGATCCGGGGCTTCTGGGGATCGTCACCGAGCTTCAGCCGGAGGCGGCGCACACCCGCTCTGATCGCGGCATCGCTCAGGTGATCCACACCCCAGACTTTGTCCGCGAGCATCTGGGAGGAAATAACCCTCCCCTCGTTTCGGACCATGTAGGACAGGAGCTTCCATTCCGTCGGTGTGAGGGGCACTTCTCGGCCCTCAACCGACACCCGGCGCTTCGCCAGGTCAACAACGAAGCCGCGCCCGCTAACCGTCCCTTTCCCATCCCAAAGTTCCGGCATCTGGGTTCGGCGCAGGACAGCCTTGACCCGGGCCAGGAGTTCCGTATGCGAGAAGGGCTTCGCGATGTAATCGTCCGCCCCCAACTCCAGGCCCTTGACACGGGCCATCTCCTCCCCCTTGGCCGTGACGATGATCACGGGCACATCGGAAAACGTCCGGATCTCTTGAAGCACCTTCAGCCCGTCCATGTCGGGCAGTCCCAGATCGAGGATGACGACGTCGGGCGCTTCCGACCCCACCAGTTCCGCTGCCTTCCTCCCCTTCCCGGTTGAGACAACTTTTGTATCTGGCCAGCGGATCGTAAAGCACAGCCCGATGGTGTCCACGACGTCCGGAGCATCCTCAATCACGAGGACCTTCATGGTTCCCCTTTCCGGGGTGCTCCCCCCAGCGGGAGCGAGAACTTGAATGTGCTCCCTTTCCCTACCTCGCTCTCCACCCAGATCTTGCCGCCGTGGGCCTCCACCAGCTGCTTGCACAACGCCAGACCGATCCCCAGCCCGCCGGCGCGCTCCCTATCCCGTTCCACCCGGAAGTAGGGCTGGAATAGCCGTGATTGATCCGACGGCGAGATGCCCAGGCCATAGTCCTGGACTTCGAGGATGAGCCGGTCTTCTGCTGGCACCGCCCTGACATCGATCCGCCCACCATCCGAGCCATACTTCATCGCATTGCGCACGAGGTTGGACACCACCTGCTCCACACGGTCCGGGTCTGCCTGGATCTTCGGGAGCTTCTCAGGAACCTCCAGAGTGAGCCGCAGCCCTGCTCGTCTCGCCTCCGGCTTCACGCCCTCGCACAACTTCCGCAGGACGGCTCCCACATCCACGGGCACCACGTGGATGCTTAAGGTGCCCGCCTGGAAGCCTGCCAGATCCACCAGATCGTCCGTGCGCGCCTTGAGAGCCGCCGCAGCCGCCTGCACGTTCGCGAGGAGCATGCCGACGGTGCTATGCGTGGCAGGGTGGAGGGCATCCTGGAGCAGGCCGGCGGAGGACCGGATGGCCGACAGTGGCGCCCTCAGCTCGTGACAGAGCACGTCGGC
Coding sequences within:
- a CDS encoding ATP-binding protein, coding for MTDIGQELAEEYLRTLQDYIAGAGETALLQAYDLGRKAVANGMGVLEMAALHHEVLATILARTVSPEEGVRTVRTAESFFGEAASPFESTHRGFLEASVMLRHVLQFADVLCHELRAPLSAIRSSAGLLQDALHPATHSTVGMLLANVQAAAAALKARTDDLVDLAGFQAGTLSIHVVPVDVGAVLRKLCEGVKPEARRAGLRLTLEVPEKLPKIQADPDRVEQVVSNLVRNAMKYGSDGGRIDVRAVPAEDRLILEVQDYGLGISPSDQSRLFQPYFRVERDRERAGGLGIGLALCKQLVEAHGGKIWVESEVGKGSTFKFSLPLGGAPRKGEP
- a CDS encoding response regulator transcription factor encodes the protein MKVLVIEDAPDVVDTIGLCFTIRWPDTKVVSTGKGRKAAELVGSEAPDVVILDLGLPDMDGLKVLQEIRTFSDVPVIIVTAKGEEMARVKGLELGADDYIAKPFSHTELLARVKAVLRRTQMPELWDGKGTVSGRGFVVDLAKRRVSVEGREVPLTPTEWKLLSYMVRNEGRVISSQMLADKVWGVDHLSDAAIRAGVRRLRLKLGDDPQKPRIIRAHRGMGYSLALPR